ATCACGTATGTTGCAAACACTGACATCTGGCGGTGTCTCATCAGCTTCTTCGTTTCGTCTTCTACTCGTTCCCCCCATATGCATGTATACAGTTTACATACTGAAAGAGATTCATGGCATTGAATTCATTATATTCTGTAAGTTAAGTCACCACTCTATTAGCTACAAAGCCAGCTAATTATTTTAGTGAATTATGTTATGGCAAATACAATCACAAATCGTTGTTGTTGAACAACTAAACGCGCCATTTGGCCACATCAAATATGGCGGCGACAACGACGTACGCTTGAACGCTCAACGTGGCACTAGGTACGGTCTACCCATCCATTTGAGGAAACATTTAGTACGTCACCACAGAGCTGCCAcgtttgaccaatcaaggctcttatgctccttgtttttgtttgctttgactGTCTCCGGCCAGCGCGGGAAAGTTGATGCTAGCAATGACAAGCTAGCAAAGTTTTCGAATGTCGTTCTTCGCTATCTAAACGGACAACCATGGACCCTTCGGAGGTTGAGTTCCTCGCCGAGAAAGAGTTGGTGAAGATAATCCCCAATTTCAATCTCGACAAATTATATTTGATCGGGGTGAGTACATCGGGGTTATTTCACGATTATCTGATTGCCCTGACCGGCAACTCTCCCactagcgctattttgccgtgaacggctctgTTTGATTAATCAAACCATTGCGTCGAGTACGTTCTCGATAACAAGCAGAGTTCGTTGACATTTGCAGGGGGATCTGGGGCCTTTTAATCCTGGTTTGCCGTTGGATGTCCCCGTGTGGCTGGCCCTCAACCTCAAACAGAGACAGAAATGTAGAGTCGTTCCTCCTGACTGGATGGATGtcggtaagaaaaaaaaaaacatcgccgtgtttcccaacctttattgagcctgATCACACATTGTACAATTTGGTTCCCGCTTAGTTTATCTtaaagatacaattttttttttaatgagcatttaattgttcagccttTCTCTAGCTAGAGTTTTAACCGAGTCTCCGTTAAGACtagtagtctttttttcttacctTAACGTTTAGGTGCATAACGCCACCTACTGACCAAGAGTGTGTAGCACctttacatatacagtaataataataataataataatgcattagataACTTAAATTTCCCTCATAACTTAAAAATAGCTTCTCTTCACTGTATTTGTGACTTTCCCATGCCGTTGCAGAGAAACTTGAGGAAATGCGAGAGCTTGAGAGGAAAGCGGCTGCCTTCACGCCAGCTCCCAGTCCGTACTACATGGAGCTGACCAAACTGCTGCTCAACCAGTAAGTGGAGAAGCAGTTATCAGTATGCTGGTTTTGCGTCATTCCGTATTTTGGTGTTTGTTGTCCGC
This portion of the Vanacampus margaritifer isolate UIUO_Vmar chromosome 4, RoL_Vmar_1.0, whole genome shotgun sequence genome encodes:
- the gins2 gene encoding DNA replication complex GINS protein PSF2, coding for MDPSEVEFLAEKELVKIIPNFNLDKLYLIGGDLGPFNPGLPLDVPVWLALNLKQRQKCRVVPPDWMDVEKLEEMRELERKAAAFTPAPSPYYMELTKLLLNHASDNIPKADEIRTLVKDIWDTRIAKLRLSADSFISQQEAHAKLDNLTLMEINTIRGFLLDSLNCLYKLRSNLQSGSSKGRLADF